The bacterium genome has a segment encoding these proteins:
- a CDS encoding type 1 glutamine amidotransferase domain-containing protein, producing the protein MPGKVLFVLTSHGELGDTGRKTGFYLSELTHPLAVVREAGYDFDLASPKGGEPPMDGVKRDDPVNAAFLDDPAMMARVRETIPLDKVDPKDYVAVHFVGGHGTMWDFPGNPEVARIAAGIYEAGGVVAAVCHGPSALVDVKLSDGSYLVAGKEVAAFTNEEEEAVGLAQVVPFLLESKLAERGATITKAPKFQAKVAVSGRLVTGQNPASAKGVGEAMVKLLEEAKAAAGN; encoded by the coding sequence ATGCCCGGAAAGGTGCTCTTCGTCCTGACGAGCCACGGCGAGCTGGGCGACACGGGTCGGAAGACCGGCTTCTACCTTTCGGAGCTGACCCATCCGCTCGCCGTGGTCCGTGAGGCCGGGTACGACTTCGACCTCGCGAGCCCGAAGGGCGGCGAGCCGCCGATGGACGGCGTGAAGCGGGACGACCCTGTGAACGCCGCGTTCCTGGACGACCCGGCGATGATGGCGCGGGTGCGCGAGACGATCCCGCTCGACAAGGTCGACCCGAAGGACTACGTCGCCGTGCACTTCGTGGGCGGCCACGGCACCATGTGGGACTTCCCGGGCAACCCGGAGGTGGCCCGGATCGCGGCCGGGATCTACGAGGCGGGCGGCGTCGTCGCGGCGGTGTGCCACGGCCCCTCGGCGCTGGTGGACGTGAAGCTTTCGGACGGCTCGTACCTCGTGGCCGGCAAGGAGGTGGCGGCGTTCACGAACGAGGAGGAAGAAGCCGTCGGGCTCGCGCAGGTCGTGCCGTTCCTGCTGGAGAGCAAGCTCGCCGAGCGGGGCGCGACCATCACCAAGGCTCCGAAGTTCCAGGCGAAGGTCGCGGTGAGCGGGCGGCTGGTGACCGGCCAGAACCCCGCGTCGGCGAAGGGCGTGGGCGAGGCGATGGTCAAGCTGCTGGAGGAGGCGAAGGCCGCGGCGGGGAACTAG
- a CDS encoding LysR family transcriptional regulator — protein MAPLDWLRAFLTVYRVGSITAAAPRLFLTQPAVSQQIKALETHLGYRLFERLPRGVAPTPAARELARLIAPHLDALEATLEGARQGPGRLGGTVRLGGPAEFLAERVLPALGGLPEKKVRLEVRFGLADELLDAVAEGDLDLAVSTRAVRRSGLESEPLFTERFLLVAAPAWASRLSPEAIEANGASALEGVPLVSYGPELPILRRYWRVVFGQRLERRAAVVAPDLRAVREAVAAGAGISVLPQYLCEDAVARGRLIVLHRPSTLPENTLHLAWRSGTAREPRLSYVRELMKRAVSGAAERDGAGVGRSSEV, from the coding sequence ATGGCTCCGCTCGACTGGCTCCGCGCGTTCCTCACCGTCTACCGCGTCGGCTCCATCACCGCCGCGGCGCCGCGGCTGTTCCTCACCCAGCCGGCGGTCTCCCAGCAGATCAAGGCGCTGGAGACGCACCTCGGCTATCGCCTCTTCGAGCGTTTGCCCCGCGGCGTGGCGCCGACGCCGGCGGCGCGCGAGCTGGCCCGGCTGATCGCGCCTCACCTGGACGCGCTGGAGGCGACGCTGGAGGGTGCACGCCAGGGGCCAGGACGTCTGGGGGGAACGGTGCGGTTGGGTGGCCCTGCGGAGTTCCTCGCCGAGCGGGTGCTGCCGGCGCTCGGCGGTCTGCCGGAGAAGAAGGTTCGCCTGGAGGTCCGCTTCGGCCTGGCCGACGAGCTGCTGGACGCCGTCGCGGAGGGCGACCTCGACCTCGCGGTCTCGACGCGGGCCGTCCGGCGCAGCGGGCTGGAGTCGGAGCCGCTCTTCACGGAGCGGTTCCTCCTGGTCGCGGCCCCGGCCTGGGCATCGCGCCTGTCGCCGGAGGCGATCGAGGCGAACGGCGCGAGCGCGCTCGAGGGCGTGCCCCTCGTGAGCTACGGCCCAGAGCTGCCGATCCTGCGCCGCTACTGGCGCGTCGTGTTCGGCCAGCGGCTCGAACGCCGTGCCGCCGTCGTGGCTCCCGACCTGCGGGCGGTCCGTGAGGCGGTCGCGGCGGGCGCGGGGATCAGCGTGCTCCCGCAATACCTCTGCGAGGACGCCGTCGCCCGGGGTCGGCTGATCGTGCTCCACCGGCCTTCGACCCTTCCCGAGAACACCCTCCACCTCGCCTGGCGGAGCGGGACGGCCCGGGAGCCGCGGCTGAGCTACGTGCGGGAGCTGATGAAACGCGCGGTGTCGGGCGCCGCCGAGCGGGACGGCGCCGGAGTCGGCAGGAGCAGTGAAGTGTGA
- a CDS encoding transcriptional regulator, which produces MGRRGPYTCGLDAAVDVIGGKWKPLILWELHAGVRRFGELRRALEGISEKVLIQQLREMEADGLVHREVYREVPPRVEYSLTELGESLNEALLPLGDWGERHMEIIAARRGRTGASTE; this is translated from the coding sequence ATGGGCAGACGAGGGCCGTACACCTGCGGGCTCGACGCGGCCGTCGACGTGATCGGCGGAAAGTGGAAGCCGCTGATCCTGTGGGAGCTCCACGCCGGCGTGCGCCGGTTCGGCGAGCTGAGGCGGGCGCTGGAGGGGATCAGCGAGAAGGTGTTGATCCAGCAGCTCCGGGAGATGGAGGCGGACGGCCTGGTCCACCGCGAGGTCTACCGGGAGGTCCCGCCCAGGGTGGAGTACTCGCTCACCGAGCTCGGCGAGTCGCTGAACGAGGCCCTGCTGCCGCTGGGCGACTGGGGCGAGCGGCACATGGAGATCATCGCCGCGAGGCGTGGGCGGACCGGGGCGAGCACCGAGTGA
- a CDS encoding 6-phosphogluconate dehydrogenase: protein MREPIVSAHTERAVESRGADRGSAVTVIGLGSMGSALAGAVLEAGYPTTVWNRTAGKAEPLVRRGAARAATVAEAVSASPTVIACVLDYRALREILSTAGDALAGRTVVNLTNGTPTEARETAAWVEGHGARYLDGGIMAVPEMIGGAESLVLYSGSAEAFETVEPVLRRFGSAMYLGADPGLASLHDLALLAGMYGLFAGFLHAVALVGTEGVRATEFTSSLLIPWLQAMTATLPEAAAQIDAGDYAATGSRLDMQAVALANIVEASRSQGIRPDLMLPIQALVERRVAKGGGGEDIAAVVEEVRG, encoded by the coding sequence ATGCGGGAACCCATCGTCAGCGCGCATACCGAGCGGGCCGTCGAGTCTCGCGGTGCGGATCGTGGGTCCGCGGTCACGGTGATCGGTCTCGGCTCCATGGGCAGCGCCCTCGCCGGCGCGGTGCTCGAGGCGGGCTACCCGACGACGGTCTGGAACCGCACCGCGGGCAAAGCCGAGCCTCTCGTGCGCAGGGGAGCGGCGCGCGCCGCCACAGTCGCGGAGGCGGTCTCGGCCAGCCCGACCGTGATCGCGTGTGTCCTGGACTATCGCGCTCTGCGTGAGATCCTGAGCACCGCGGGCGATGCGCTCGCCGGCCGCACCGTGGTGAACCTGACGAACGGGACGCCGACCGAGGCGCGCGAGACGGCCGCGTGGGTCGAGGGGCACGGGGCCCGCTACCTCGACGGCGGGATCATGGCGGTGCCGGAGATGATCGGCGGGGCCGAGTCGCTGGTGCTCTACAGCGGGTCGGCAGAGGCCTTCGAGACAGTGGAGCCTGTACTGCGCCGGTTCGGTTCGGCGATGTACCTGGGCGCTGACCCGGGGCTCGCGTCGCTGCACGACCTGGCCTTGCTCGCCGGGATGTACGGCCTGTTCGCTGGCTTCCTGCACGCCGTCGCGCTCGTGGGCACGGAGGGTGTCCGTGCGACGGAGTTCACGTCGTCGCTCCTGATCCCCTGGCTCCAGGCGATGACCGCGACGCTGCCCGAAGCCGCCGCCCAGATCGACGCTGGCGACTACGCCGCCACCGGCTCGCGGCTCGACATGCAGGCCGTGGCGCTGGCGAACATCGTGGAGGCCAGCAGGTCGCAGGGCATCCGCCCGGACCTGATGCTGCCGATCCAGGCGCTGGTCGAGCGGCGGGTCGCGAAGGGCGGGGGAGGGGAGGACATCGCGGCGGTGGTGGAGGAGGTGAGGGGGTAG
- a CDS encoding cystathionine gamma-synthase: protein MERHPSGIKLETWLVSAGRESEPGAPLNVPMVPASNFILGAGRVYSRTEGTPTWEALEEIVGGLEAGKAVAFASGMAAIAAVFDQLPTGAVVVIPDDCYLGVAALAAAGAERNRWSVERLPVDDTNAWIRACGVADLIWLESPSNPLLIVADLPAICAAPRKPGAIVAVDNTFATPLNQQPLDFGATVSVQSATKFIGGHSDLLAGVVTTRDEALWQALRKTRELTGATPGTLEAFLAVRGARTLALRLERAQQTAMILAERLEKHPLVTRVRYPGLASHPTHETAKRVLKGFGSIISFELRGGAEFADAVCRNTRLIRHATSLGGVESTMERRGMYAGQEHLPPSMLRLSVGIEDADDLWNDLDQAIRSAADALGIRA, encoded by the coding sequence ATGGAGAGGCACCCGTCCGGGATCAAACTGGAGACGTGGCTCGTCTCCGCGGGCCGGGAGTCGGAGCCCGGTGCGCCGCTGAACGTGCCCATGGTGCCCGCGTCGAACTTCATCCTCGGCGCGGGCCGCGTGTACTCGCGCACCGAGGGGACGCCGACCTGGGAAGCGCTCGAGGAGATCGTCGGCGGACTCGAGGCGGGCAAGGCCGTGGCGTTCGCCTCCGGCATGGCCGCGATCGCGGCGGTGTTCGACCAGCTCCCGACCGGCGCCGTCGTCGTGATCCCCGATGACTGCTATCTCGGAGTCGCCGCCCTCGCCGCTGCGGGCGCGGAGCGGAATCGCTGGTCCGTCGAGCGCCTGCCGGTGGACGACACGAACGCCTGGATCCGCGCCTGCGGCGTCGCGGACCTGATCTGGCTGGAATCCCCGTCGAACCCGCTGCTCATCGTGGCGGACCTGCCAGCGATCTGCGCGGCGCCACGCAAGCCCGGGGCGATCGTCGCGGTGGACAACACGTTCGCCACGCCGCTCAACCAGCAGCCGCTGGACTTCGGGGCCACGGTGTCCGTGCAGTCGGCAACCAAGTTCATCGGCGGCCACTCCGATCTCCTCGCCGGGGTCGTGACGACGAGGGACGAGGCGTTGTGGCAGGCCCTCAGGAAGACCCGGGAGCTCACCGGCGCCACGCCGGGCACCCTCGAGGCCTTCCTCGCCGTTCGCGGCGCGCGGACGCTGGCGCTCCGCCTGGAGCGCGCCCAGCAGACGGCGATGATCCTCGCGGAGCGGCTCGAGAAGCATCCGCTGGTCACGCGCGTGCGGTACCCAGGGCTGGCATCGCATCCGACGCACGAGACCGCGAAGCGCGTGCTCAAGGGGTTCGGCAGCATCATCTCCTTCGAGCTGCGTGGTGGTGCCGAGTTCGCCGATGCGGTTTGCCGGAACACGAGGCTGATCCGGCACGCGACGAGTCTCGGCGGCGTGGAGTCCACCATGGAACGGAGAGGGATGTATGCCGGGCAGGAGCACCTGCCGCCTTCGATGCTCCGGCTCAGCGTCGGGATCGAGGATGCCGACGACCTGTGGAACGACCTCGACCAGGCGATCCGTTCCGCGGCGGACGCGCTCGGAATCCGGGCTTAG